In Paracoccus aerodenitrificans, the following are encoded in one genomic region:
- a CDS encoding shikimate kinase — MKGQIVLIGMMGVGKTAVGQEMARQLGVSFTDIDAEIERAAAMSIPEIFARDGEAFFRDRESMVLSRLLGGPHGVISTGGGAWIQARNRSLIREAGLAVWLDADLDTLWERVRQRPTRPLLMTGDPKGTLATLIESRSPVYARAGLRVQSDSKADVETTARRVIASIRDAHPEFLEAR; from the coding sequence ATGAAGGGACAGATCGTTCTTATCGGGATGATGGGGGTGGGAAAGACCGCCGTGGGTCAGGAAATGGCCCGCCAGCTTGGGGTCAGCTTCACCGATATCGACGCCGAGATCGAACGCGCCGCCGCCATGTCCATCCCCGAGATCTTCGCCCGCGACGGAGAGGCGTTCTTCCGCGACCGCGAATCGATGGTCCTGTCCCGTTTGCTCGGTGGCCCGCATGGGGTGATTTCCACGGGCGGCGGGGCATGGATTCAGGCGCGGAACCGTTCCCTGATCCGCGAGGCAGGGCTTGCTGTCTGGCTGGATGCCGATCTCGACACGCTGTGGGAGCGGGTGCGTCAGCGTCCGACCCGGCCCTTGCTGATGACGGGGGATCCGAAGGGAACCCTCGCCACGCTGATCGAATCGCGCAGCCCGGTCTATGCCCGTGCCGGATTGCGGGTGCAGTCCGATTCGAAGGCCGATGTCGAAACCACCGCCCGCCGCGTGATTGCCAGCATCCGCGACGCCCATCCCGAATTTCTGGAGGCCAGATGA